In Rhizobium sp. N324, a single genomic region encodes these proteins:
- a CDS encoding ribbon-helix-helix protein, CopG family has translation MPDPANLLEDAADRIADISRADLQIMLRRAALRLRNAGDISMDDDVEEALRDLAGEFGMTRNDMIRYIVREWMEKNLYLPVPHLEEDGDVDGSA, from the coding sequence ATGCCAGACCCTGCAAACCTCCTCGAAGACGCAGCCGACCGGATCGCAGATATCTCGCGGGCGGACCTGCAGATCATGCTGCGACGCGCCGCTCTACGGCTGCGCAATGCCGGCGACATCTCTATGGATGACGATGTGGAAGAAGCTCTCCGCGACCTTGCCGGCGAGTTCGGCATGACGCGCAACGACATGATCAGGTACATCGTGCGGGAGTGGATGGAGAAGAACCTTTATTTGCCGGTGCCTCACCTCGAGGAAGACGGAGATGTCGACGGGAGTGCCTGA